In Centropristis striata isolate RG_2023a ecotype Rhode Island chromosome 15, C.striata_1.0, whole genome shotgun sequence, a genomic segment contains:
- the LOC131986345 gene encoding transient receptor potential cation channel subfamily V member 1-like: MDKSEMFGFSLEADDRTEEEKARQKAANKSQESPKAPMDTDYEEDMEKTKPQIRFNLSFDKEMRGEHSEKRHSKTFNIEMLFEAVASRDVRRLDGLHQYLHQNMKKLSDSLYQSYGKTPLMKALLHIKDGKNETVELLIDISEKMGDIKEFVNAAYTNSYYKGQTALHIAVERRSIPYVKLLVSKGADVHAAACGTFFQPHDGPNFYFGELPLSLAACTNQPDLVDFLMENEYQRADAKMTDSHGNTVLHALVVVADNSKDNTEFITNMYDRILKITARLHPKLKLEDIENNKGLTPLKMAAKTGKMMLFSHILKREFHESPIKHLSRKFTEWVYGPVHSSLYDLASVDSYEENSVMEILVYGSDIPNRHEMLQTEPLSHLLEEKWKMFAGRMFFHNFLAYFLYLIIFTIVAYNRKLGEPPPSYKPTKTGFLYFSGQVVIALANCYFFVIGILDMKRKRPKLKTLLIDGYYEILFFVQGLLFLVSAGLYVTKRPEYLGFLVLCLALSWVNMLYFSRGDKHMGIYSVMIQKMILSDILRFLFVYIVFLVGFAAAVVTLLNEPPVRPTVPPGPGTTRFLDTHKGCANITLKGISYTIMQLFKFTIGMGDMEFTEDYEYKEVFYVLLIAYIILTYILLLNMLIALMNRTVERITEESTSIWKLQRATTIMEMEKRLSCCLRKRFRCGAEKNLCTALGDDRRRCFRVEEVNWNKWNINLGKINEDPGFWDHARQPASDTPPNRPHRGRSWRGFFREASQRQTYHSTEMSPLSPHTTTETGCSA, from the exons ATGGACAAGTCAGAGATGTTTGGCTTCTCTCTGGAGGCAGACGACAGGACGGAGGAGGAGAAAGCGCGGCAGAAAGCAGCAAATAAGAGCCAGGAATCGCCCAAGGCTCCCATGGACACTGATTATGAGGAGGACATGGAGAAGACCAAGCCGCAAATCAGATTCAATCTCAGTTTTGACAA AGAGATGCGAGGGGAGCACAGCGAGAAGAGACACAGCAAGACTTTTAACATTGAGATGTTGTTTGAAGCGGTGGCCAGCAGGGATGTCAGAAGGCTGGACGGCCTGCATCAGTACCTGCACCAGAACATGAAGAAACTCTCCGActctctgt ATCAGTCCTATGGAAAAACTCCCCTGATGAAGGCTCTGCTGCACATCAAGGATGGAAAGAACGAGACGGTGGAATTATTGATCGACATTTCAGAGAAGATGGGCGACATTAAAGAGTTTGTGAATGCAGCCTACACCAACAGCTACTACAAAG GCCAGACAGCTCTGCATATAGCCGTTGAGAGGAGAAGTATTCCCTATGTGAAGCTGCTGGTCAGTAAAGGAGCAGATGTCCATGCCGCAGCCTGTGGGACATTCTTCCAGCCACACGATGGCCCCAACTTCTACTTTG GTGAGCTGCCTCTGAGTCTGGCCGCCTGCACCAACCAGCCCGACCTGGTGGACTTCCTCATGGAGAACGAGTACCAACGAGCTGACGCTAAGATGACGGACTCCCATGGTAACACGGTGCTGCACGCTCTGGTGGTGGTGGCTGACAACTCTAAGGACAACACAGAGTTCATCACCAACATGTACGATCGCATCCTCAAGATCACCGCCCGTCTGCACCCCAAGCTGAAGCTGGAGGACATCGAAAACAACAAGGGGTTGACGCCTCTAAAAATGGCCGCCAAGactggcaagatgatg CTTTTCTCACACATCCTGAAAAGGGAATTCCACGAGAGTCCCATCAAACATTTATCCCGTAAATTCACAGAGTGGGTTTACGGACCAGTCCATAGCTCTCTGTACGACTTGGCCTCTGTGGACTCGTACGAGGAAAACTCCGTCATGGAGATACTGGTCTACGGCAGCGACATCCCT AATCGCCACGAGATGCTCCAGACGGAGCCTCTGAgccatctgctggaggagaAGTGGAAGATGTTTGCGGGTCGAATGTTTTTTCACAACTTCCTGGCCTACTTCCTGTACTTAATCATCTTCACTATTGTAGCCTACAATAGGAAATTGGGAGAG CCGCCACCTTCCTACAAACCCACAAAAACTGGATTCCTGTATTTTTCAGGCCAGGTAGTGATAGCCCTGGCAAACTGCTACTTCTTTGTCATAGGG ATCCTAGACATGAAGAGGAAACGACCGAAGCTGAAGACGCTGCTGATCGATGGATATTATGAGATTCTTTT TTTTGTGCAGGGCCTCCTCTTCCTGGTCTCAGCTGGACTGTATGTGACCAAGAGGCCCGAGTACCTCGGCTTCCTGGTGCTGTGTCTTGCTCTCAGCTGGGTGAACATGCTGTACTTCTCCAGAGGCGACAAACACATGGGCATCTACAGCGTCATGATACAGAAG ATGATCCTCAGTGACATCCTGCGCTTTCTTTTCGTCTACATCGTCTTCCTCGTTGGATTTGCAGCAG CGGTGGTCACATTGCTCAATGAGCCTCCTGTACGCCCTACTGTACCCCCTGGTCCTGGAACGACTCGATTCTTGGACACTCATAAGGGCTGTGCAAATATCACCCTCAAAGGCATCTCCTACACCATTATGCAGCTCTTCAAGTTCACCATCGGCATGGGCGACATGGAGTTCACTGAGGACTACGAGTACAAAGAGGTCTTCTATGTGCTGCTCATCGCCTACATCATCCTCACCTACATCCTGCTGCTCAACATGCTCATCGCCCTCATGAACAGAACTGTGGAGAGGATCACTGAGGAGAGCACCAGCATCTGGAAGCTACAG AGGGCGACCACCATCATGGAAATGGAGAAAAGACTGTCCTGCTGTCTGAGGAAGAGGTTCCGCTGTGGGGCTGAGAAGAACCTCTGCACTGCTCTTGGAGATGACCGACGCCGGTGTTTCAG
- the LOC131986343 gene encoding transient receptor potential cation channel subfamily V member 1-like: MDKSEMFGFSLEADDRTEEEKARQKTANMSQESPKAPMDTDYEEDMEKTKPQIRFNLNFDKEMRGEQSEKRHSKTFNIEMLFEAVASRDVRRLDGLHQYLHQNMKKLSDSLYQSYGKTPLMKALLHIKDGKNETVELLIDISEKMGDIKEFVNAAYTNSYYKGQTALHIAVERRSIPYVKLLVSKGADVHAAACGTFFQPHDGPNFYFGELPLSLAACTNQPDLVDFLMENEYQRADAKMTDSHGNTVLHALVVVADNSKDNTEFITNMYDRILKITARLHPKLKLEDIENNKGLTPLKMAAKTGKMMLFSHILKREFHESPTKHLSRKFTEWVYGPVHSSLYDLASVDSYEENSVMEILVYGSDIPNRHEMLQTEPLSHLLEEKWKKFAGRMFFLNFLAYFLYLIIFTIVAYNRKLGEPPPSIQRTKTGFLYFSGQVVIALANCYFFVIGILDMKRKRPKLEMLLIDGYYEILFFVQGLLFLVSAGLYVIKRPEYLGFLVLCLALSWVNMLYFSRGDKHMGIYSVMIQKMILSDILRFLFVYIVFLVGFAAAVVTLLNEPTVPPTPEPGKGRFFVPSDGCTSISLKSISHTIMQLFKFTIGMGDMEFTEDYEYKEVFYVLLIAYIILTYILLLNMLIALMNRTVERITEESTSIWKLQRATTILEMEKRLSCCLRKRFRCGVEKNLGTALGDDRRRCFRVEEVNWNKWNINLGKINEDPGFWDHARQPASDTPPNRPHRGRSWRGIFREASQRRTYHSTEMSPLSPHATTETGCSA; the protein is encoded by the exons ATGGACAAGTCAGAGATGTTTGGCTTCTCTCTGGAGGCAGACGACAGGACGGAGGAGGAGAAAGCGCGGCAGAAAACAGCAAATATGAGCCAGGAATCGCCCAAGGCTCCCATGGACACTGATTATGAGGAGGACATGGAGAAGACCAAGCCGCAAATCAGATTCAATCTCAATTTTGACAA AGAGATGCGAGGGGAGCAGAGCGAGAAGAGACACAGCAAGACTTTTAACATTGAGATGTTGTTTGAAGCGGTGGCCAGCAGGGATGTCAGAAGGCTGGATGGCCTGCATCAGTACCTGCACCAGAACATGAAGAAACTCTCCGActctctgt ATCAGTCCTATGGAAAAACTCCCCTGATGAAGGCTCTGCTGCACATCAAGGATGGAAAGAACGAGACGGTGGAATTATTGATCGACATTTCAGAGAAGATGGGCGATATTAAAGAGTTTGTGAATGCAGCCTACACCAACAGCTACTACAAAG GCCAGACAGCTCTGCATATAGCCGTTGAGAGGAGAAGTATTCCCTATGTGAAGCTGCTGGTCAGTAAAGGAGCAGATGTCCATGCCGCAGCCTGCGGGACATTCTTCCAGCCACACGATGGCCCCAACTTCTACTTTG GTGAGCTGCCTCTGAGTCTGGCCGCCTGCACCAACCAGCCCGACCTGGTGGACTTCCTCATGGAGAACGAGTACCAACGCGCTGATGCTAAGATGACGGACTCCCATGGTAACACAGTGCTGCACGCTCTGGTGGTGGTGGCTGACAACTCTAAGGACAACACAGAGTTCATCACCAACATGTATGACCGCATCCTCAAGATCACCGCCCGTCTGCACCCCAAGCTGAAGCTAGAGGACATCGAAAACAACAAGGGGTTGACGCCTCTAAAAATGGCCGCCAAGactggcaagatgatg CTTTTCTCACACATCCTGAAAAGGGAATTCCACGAGAGTCCCACCAAACATTTATCCCGTAAATTCACAGAGTGGGTTTACGGACCAGTCCATAGCTCTCTGTACGACTTGGCCTCTGTGGACTCGTACGAGGAAAACTCCGTCATGGAGATACTGGTCTACGGCAGCGACATCCCT AATCGCCACGAGATGCTCCAGACGGAGCCTCTGAgccatctgctggaggagaAGTGGAAGAAGTTTGCGGGTCGAATGTTTTTTCTCAACTTCCTGGCCTACTTCCTGTACTTAATCATCTTCACTATTGTAGCCTACAATAGGAAATTGGGAGAG CCGCCACCTTCCATCCAACGCACAAAAACTGGATTCCTGTATTTTTCAGGCCAGGTAGTGATAGCCCTGGCAAACTGCTACTTCTTTGTCATAGGG ATCCTAGACATGAAGAGGAAACGACCAAAGTTGGAGATGCTGCTGATCGATGGATATTATGAGATTCTTTT TTTTGTGCAGGGCCTCCTCTTCCTGGTCTCAGCTGGACTGTATGTGATCAAGAGGCCCGAGTACCTCGGCTTCCTGGTGCTGTGTCTTGCTCTCAGCTGGGTGAACATGCTCTACTTCTCCAGAGGCGACAAACACATGGGCATCTACAGCGTCATGATACAGAAG ATGATCCTCAGTGACATCCTGCGCTTTCTTTTCGTCTACATCGTCTTCCTCGTTGGATTTGCAGCAG CGGTGGTCACATTGCTCAATGAGCCTACTGTACCCCCTACCCCTGAACCTGGAAAGGGTAGATTCTTTGTCCCTTCCGATGGCTGCACAAGTATCTCCCTCAAAAGCATCTCCCACACCATTATGCAGCTCTTCAAGTTCACCATCGGCATGGGCGACATGGAGTTCACTGAGGACTACGAGTACAAAGAGGTCTTCTATGTGCTGCTCATTGCCTACATCATCCTCACCTACATCCTGCTGCTCAACATGCTCATCGCCCTCATGAACAGAACTGTGGAGAGGATCACTGAGGAGAGCACCAGCATCTGGAAGCTACAG AGGGCGACCACCATCCTGGAAATGGAGAAAAGACTGTCCTGCTGTCTGAGGAAGAGGTTCCGCTGTGGGGTTGAGAAGAACCTCGGCACTGCTCTTGGAGATGACCGACGCCGGTGTTTCAG AGTGGAGGAAGTCAACTGGAACAAATGGAACATCAACCTGGGCAAAATCAATGAGGATCCTGGGTTCTGGGATCATGCCCGACAACCTGCCTCAGACACCCCGCCAAACAGACCACACAGAG GGAGGAGCTGGAGAGGCATTTTCAGGGAGGCGAGTCAGCGTCGGACATATCACAGCACAGAGATGAGTCCTCTGAGCCCCCACGCCACAACAGAGACTGGTTGCTCAGCCTGA